In Callospermophilus lateralis isolate mCalLat2 chromosome 10, mCalLat2.hap1, whole genome shotgun sequence, a single genomic region encodes these proteins:
- the Cep97 gene encoding centrosomal protein of 97 kDa isoform X3: MAVARADATLPPGEGSVVNWSGQGLQKLGSNLPCEADIHTLILDKNQIIKLENLEKCKRLIQLSVANNRLVRMMGVAKLTQLRVLNLPHNSIGYVEGLKELVHLEWLNLAGNNLKAMEQINSCTALQHLDLSDNNIPQIGDLSKLISLKTLLLHGNIITSLRMAPAYLPRSLAILSLAENEIRDLNEISFLASLTELEQLSIMNNPCVMATPSIPGFDYRPYIVSWCLNLRVLDGYVISQKESLKAEWLYSQGKGRAYRPGQHIQLVQYLATVCPLTSTLGLQTAEDAKLEKILSKQRFHQRQLMNQSQNEEMSPLASIETRVPLVPEHSSPVQDCQIVQESEPVIQVNSWVGISNNDDQLYAVKNSFPASTHTTRYSRNDLHLEDIQTDEDKLNCSLLSSESTFMPVASGLSPVSPTVELRLQGINLGLEDDGVANESVKELENQDLDKEEEKALWVSNEDSVQMLKSKISSEINEKAVSLPCPAPAIISAILKDDNQNLTCVSSGQNVSHIETDSDETVSQITSEKFPCRILTQRSVALGQDKCTLQKLNEAATKLQAYWRGFYARNYNPQAKEVRYEIRLRRMQEHIVCLTDEVRRLRKERDEEHVKKIVQEEAVKFLWNQHH; the protein is encoded by the exons ATGGCTGTAGCACGCGCTGATGCGACTTTGCCTCCCGGAGAAG GATCAGTGGTCAATTGGTCAGGGCAGGGACTACAGAAGTTAGGTTCAAATTTACCCTGTGAAGCTgatattcacactttgattctggataaaaatcagattattaaattggaaaatctagagaaatgcaaacgatTAATACAG TTGTCAGTGGCTAATAATCGGCTTGTTCGGATGATGGGTGTGGCCAAACTGACCCAATTGAGAGTATTAAATTTGCCTCATAATAGTATTGGCTATGTGGAAGGGCTAAAGGAACTAGTACATTTGGAATGGCTGAATTTGGCAGGAAATAATCTCAAG GCCATGGAACAAATCAATAGCTGCACAGCTCTACAGCACCTTGATTTATCAGACAATAATATACCCCAGATAGGTGATTTATCCAAATTAATATCCTTGAag ACCCTGCTTTTACATGGAAACATCATCACCTCGCTTAGAATGGCACCTGCTTATCTACCCAGAAGTCTTGCTATACTGTCTTTGGCAGAAAATGAAATCCGGGACTTAAATGAG ATCTCTTTTTTGGCATCTTTAACTGAACTGGAGCAGTTGTCGATCATGAACAATCCTTGTGTGATGGCAACACCGTCCATTCCCGGGTTTGACTATCGGCCATATATTGTCAGCTGGTGCTTAAATCTGAGAGTCCTAGATGGATACGTGATTTCTCAGAAGGAAAG TTTAAAAGCTGAGTGGCTATATAGTCAAGGCAAGGGGAGAGCATATCGGCCTGGCCAGCATATCCAGCTTGTTCAGTATCTAGCTACAGTCTGCCCTCTCACTTCTACACTGGGTCTTCAAACTGCAGAGGATGCCAAATTAGAGAAGATTCTGAGTAAACAGAG gtttcaccagaGACAGTTGATGAATCAAAGCCAAAATGAAGAGATGTCTCCTCTTGCTTCTATTGAAACAAGGGTACCCCTTGTACCTGAGCATTCAAGCCCTGTTCAAGATTGCCAGATAGTCCAGGAAAGTG AACCTGTCATCCAAGTGAATTCTTGGGTTGGGATAAGCAATAATGATGATCAATTATATGCTGTTAAGAATAGTTTTCCAGCCTCTACACACACTACAAGATATTCTCGAAATGACCTTCACCTGGAAGACATACAGACAGATGAAGACAAGTTAAACTGTAGTCTTCTCTCTTCAGAGTCTACTTTTATGCCAGTTGCATCAGGACTATCTCCAGTATCACCTACAGTTGAGCTGAGGCTGCAGGGCATTAACCTGGGTCTTGAAGATGATGGTGTTGCAAATGAATCTGTGAAGGAGCTGGAAAACCAAGATTTGGATAAGGAAGAGGAAAAGGCTTTATGGGTTTCAAATGAGGATTCTGTTCAGATGCTGAAAAGTAAGATCAGttcagagataaatgaaaaagctgTGTCGTTACCTTGTCCTGCACCAGCAATAATCAGTGCTATCTTGAAGGATGATAACCAAAATCTTACGTGTGTGTCATCTGGACAAAATGTTTCCCATATAGAGACAGATAGTGACGAAACTGTGTCTCAAATAACTTCAGAGAAATTTCCCTGCAGGATTTTAACCCAAAGATCTGTTGCTTTGGGACAAGATAAATGTacacttcagaaattgaatgaagcAGCCACAAAGCTTCAAGCCTATTGGCGGGGCTTTTATGCCAGGAACTACAATCCTCAAGCAAAAGAGGTGCGTTATGAAATCCGACTGCGCAGAATGCAGGAGCATATTGTCTGCTTGACTGATGAAGTAAGGAG attaagaaaagaaagagatgaaGAACATGTTAAAAAAATCGTGCAAGAAGAGGCTGTCAAATTCCTTTGGAACCAG CACCACtag
- the Cep97 gene encoding centrosomal protein of 97 kDa isoform X2: protein MRLCLPEKLSVANNRLVRMMGVAKLTQLRVLNLPHNSIGYVEGLKELVHLEWLNLAGNNLKAMEQINSCTALQHLDLSDNNIPQIGDLSKLISLKTLLLHGNIITSLRMAPAYLPRSLAILSLAENEIRDLNEISFLASLTELEQLSIMNNPCVMATPSIPGFDYRPYIVSWCLNLRVLDGYVISQKESLKAEWLYSQGKGRAYRPGQHIQLVQYLATVCPLTSTLGLQTAEDAKLEKILSKQRFHQRQLMNQSQNEEMSPLASIETRVPLVPEHSSPVQDCQIVQESEPVIQVNSWVGISNNDDQLYAVKNSFPASTHTTRYSRNDLHLEDIQTDEDKLNCSLLSSESTFMPVASGLSPVSPTVELRLQGINLGLEDDGVANESVKELENQDLDKEEEKALWVSNEDSVQMLKSKISSEINEKAVSLPCPAPAIISAILKDDNQNLTCVSSGQNVSHIETDSDETVSQITSEKFPCRILTQRSVALGQDKCTLQKLNEAATKLQAYWRGFYARNYNPQAKEVRYEIRLRRMQEHIVCLTDEVRRLRKERDEEHVKKIVQEEAVKFLWNQVRSLQAWQKTVDQHLISWHTDVPPISSILVPSKPPLFTQSHEPSSDSNSDWFIAHDEVRQEKSLPEFPDSGFHSSLTEQVHHLQDSLDFEKSSTEGSESSTMGNSTDTVKYGKEPDVGDVSEDRGDWSKESSNDEQDNNLLEQYLTSVQQLEDAAERTNFDEGTGDSKLRIACSLEKLDALSDSASIGETHGVSPTLQNEVSQMPENYKLNAEVQGQQPECDSTFQVLHVDVIV, encoded by the exons ATGCGACTTTGCCTCCCGGAGAAG TTGTCAGTGGCTAATAATCGGCTTGTTCGGATGATGGGTGTGGCCAAACTGACCCAATTGAGAGTATTAAATTTGCCTCATAATAGTATTGGCTATGTGGAAGGGCTAAAGGAACTAGTACATTTGGAATGGCTGAATTTGGCAGGAAATAATCTCAAG GCCATGGAACAAATCAATAGCTGCACAGCTCTACAGCACCTTGATTTATCAGACAATAATATACCCCAGATAGGTGATTTATCCAAATTAATATCCTTGAag ACCCTGCTTTTACATGGAAACATCATCACCTCGCTTAGAATGGCACCTGCTTATCTACCCAGAAGTCTTGCTATACTGTCTTTGGCAGAAAATGAAATCCGGGACTTAAATGAG ATCTCTTTTTTGGCATCTTTAACTGAACTGGAGCAGTTGTCGATCATGAACAATCCTTGTGTGATGGCAACACCGTCCATTCCCGGGTTTGACTATCGGCCATATATTGTCAGCTGGTGCTTAAATCTGAGAGTCCTAGATGGATACGTGATTTCTCAGAAGGAAAG TTTAAAAGCTGAGTGGCTATATAGTCAAGGCAAGGGGAGAGCATATCGGCCTGGCCAGCATATCCAGCTTGTTCAGTATCTAGCTACAGTCTGCCCTCTCACTTCTACACTGGGTCTTCAAACTGCAGAGGATGCCAAATTAGAGAAGATTCTGAGTAAACAGAG gtttcaccagaGACAGTTGATGAATCAAAGCCAAAATGAAGAGATGTCTCCTCTTGCTTCTATTGAAACAAGGGTACCCCTTGTACCTGAGCATTCAAGCCCTGTTCAAGATTGCCAGATAGTCCAGGAAAGTG AACCTGTCATCCAAGTGAATTCTTGGGTTGGGATAAGCAATAATGATGATCAATTATATGCTGTTAAGAATAGTTTTCCAGCCTCTACACACACTACAAGATATTCTCGAAATGACCTTCACCTGGAAGACATACAGACAGATGAAGACAAGTTAAACTGTAGTCTTCTCTCTTCAGAGTCTACTTTTATGCCAGTTGCATCAGGACTATCTCCAGTATCACCTACAGTTGAGCTGAGGCTGCAGGGCATTAACCTGGGTCTTGAAGATGATGGTGTTGCAAATGAATCTGTGAAGGAGCTGGAAAACCAAGATTTGGATAAGGAAGAGGAAAAGGCTTTATGGGTTTCAAATGAGGATTCTGTTCAGATGCTGAAAAGTAAGATCAGttcagagataaatgaaaaagctgTGTCGTTACCTTGTCCTGCACCAGCAATAATCAGTGCTATCTTGAAGGATGATAACCAAAATCTTACGTGTGTGTCATCTGGACAAAATGTTTCCCATATAGAGACAGATAGTGACGAAACTGTGTCTCAAATAACTTCAGAGAAATTTCCCTGCAGGATTTTAACCCAAAGATCTGTTGCTTTGGGACAAGATAAATGTacacttcagaaattgaatgaagcAGCCACAAAGCTTCAAGCCTATTGGCGGGGCTTTTATGCCAGGAACTACAATCCTCAAGCAAAAGAGGTGCGTTATGAAATCCGACTGCGCAGAATGCAGGAGCATATTGTCTGCTTGACTGATGAAGTAAGGAG attaagaaaagaaagagatgaaGAACATGTTAAAAAAATCGTGCAAGAAGAGGCTGTCAAATTCCTTTGGAACCAG GTAAGGTCTCTACAAGCTTGGCAAAAGACAGTGGATCAGCATTTAATTTCCTGGCATACTGATGTTCCTCCTATATCAAGCATTCTGGTACCATCTAAACCTCCATTATTCACCCAAAGTCATGAGCCTTCTTCTGATTCAAATTCTGATTGGTTCATTGCACATGATGAAGTTCGTCAAGAGAAATCTTTACCAGAATTTCCAGATTCTGGTTTTCATTCCTCCCTAACAGAACAAGTTCACCATTTGCAGGATTCTTTGGATTTTGAGAAAAGTTCCACAGAAGGCAGTGAAAGCTCCACAATGGGGAATTCCACTGATACAGTCAAATATGGCAAAGAGCCAGATGTAGGGGATGTTAGTGAAGATCGTGGTGACTGGAGTAAGGAAAGCTCAAATGATGAGCAGGATAATAATCTGCTTGAACAATATTTAACTTCAGTTCAACAGCTAGAAGATGCTGCTGAGAGGACAAATTTTGATGAAGGGACAGGAGATAGTAAGCTCCGCATAGCTTGTTCTTTGGAAAAGTTAGATGCTTTGTCTGACAGTGCTTCCATAGGTGAGACTCATGGTGTATCTCCTACTTTGCAAAATGAAGTCAGCCAGATGCCAGAGAATTATAAATTAAATGCAGAAGTCCAAGGACAGCAGCCAGAATGTGATTCTACATTTCAGGTATTGCATGTTGACGTTATTGTGTAG
- the Cep97 gene encoding centrosomal protein of 97 kDa isoform X1 has translation MAVARADATLPPGEGSVVNWSGQGLQKLGSNLPCEADIHTLILDKNQIIKLENLEKCKRLIQLSVANNRLVRMMGVAKLTQLRVLNLPHNSIGYVEGLKELVHLEWLNLAGNNLKAMEQINSCTALQHLDLSDNNIPQIGDLSKLISLKTLLLHGNIITSLRMAPAYLPRSLAILSLAENEIRDLNEISFLASLTELEQLSIMNNPCVMATPSIPGFDYRPYIVSWCLNLRVLDGYVISQKESLKAEWLYSQGKGRAYRPGQHIQLVQYLATVCPLTSTLGLQTAEDAKLEKILSKQRFHQRQLMNQSQNEEMSPLASIETRVPLVPEHSSPVQDCQIVQESEPVIQVNSWVGISNNDDQLYAVKNSFPASTHTTRYSRNDLHLEDIQTDEDKLNCSLLSSESTFMPVASGLSPVSPTVELRLQGINLGLEDDGVANESVKELENQDLDKEEEKALWVSNEDSVQMLKSKISSEINEKAVSLPCPAPAIISAILKDDNQNLTCVSSGQNVSHIETDSDETVSQITSEKFPCRILTQRSVALGQDKCTLQKLNEAATKLQAYWRGFYARNYNPQAKEVRYEIRLRRMQEHIVCLTDEVRRLRKERDEEHVKKIVQEEAVKFLWNQVRSLQAWQKTVDQHLISWHTDVPPISSILVPSKPPLFTQSHEPSSDSNSDWFIAHDEVRQEKSLPEFPDSGFHSSLTEQVHHLQDSLDFEKSSTEGSESSTMGNSTDTVKYGKEPDVGDVSEDRGDWSKESSNDEQDNNLLEQYLTSVQQLEDAAERTNFDEGTGDSKLRIACSLEKLDALSDSASIGETHGVSPTLQNEVSQMPENYKLNAEVQGQQPECDSTFQVLHVDVIV, from the exons ATGGCTGTAGCACGCGCTGATGCGACTTTGCCTCCCGGAGAAG GATCAGTGGTCAATTGGTCAGGGCAGGGACTACAGAAGTTAGGTTCAAATTTACCCTGTGAAGCTgatattcacactttgattctggataaaaatcagattattaaattggaaaatctagagaaatgcaaacgatTAATACAG TTGTCAGTGGCTAATAATCGGCTTGTTCGGATGATGGGTGTGGCCAAACTGACCCAATTGAGAGTATTAAATTTGCCTCATAATAGTATTGGCTATGTGGAAGGGCTAAAGGAACTAGTACATTTGGAATGGCTGAATTTGGCAGGAAATAATCTCAAG GCCATGGAACAAATCAATAGCTGCACAGCTCTACAGCACCTTGATTTATCAGACAATAATATACCCCAGATAGGTGATTTATCCAAATTAATATCCTTGAag ACCCTGCTTTTACATGGAAACATCATCACCTCGCTTAGAATGGCACCTGCTTATCTACCCAGAAGTCTTGCTATACTGTCTTTGGCAGAAAATGAAATCCGGGACTTAAATGAG ATCTCTTTTTTGGCATCTTTAACTGAACTGGAGCAGTTGTCGATCATGAACAATCCTTGTGTGATGGCAACACCGTCCATTCCCGGGTTTGACTATCGGCCATATATTGTCAGCTGGTGCTTAAATCTGAGAGTCCTAGATGGATACGTGATTTCTCAGAAGGAAAG TTTAAAAGCTGAGTGGCTATATAGTCAAGGCAAGGGGAGAGCATATCGGCCTGGCCAGCATATCCAGCTTGTTCAGTATCTAGCTACAGTCTGCCCTCTCACTTCTACACTGGGTCTTCAAACTGCAGAGGATGCCAAATTAGAGAAGATTCTGAGTAAACAGAG gtttcaccagaGACAGTTGATGAATCAAAGCCAAAATGAAGAGATGTCTCCTCTTGCTTCTATTGAAACAAGGGTACCCCTTGTACCTGAGCATTCAAGCCCTGTTCAAGATTGCCAGATAGTCCAGGAAAGTG AACCTGTCATCCAAGTGAATTCTTGGGTTGGGATAAGCAATAATGATGATCAATTATATGCTGTTAAGAATAGTTTTCCAGCCTCTACACACACTACAAGATATTCTCGAAATGACCTTCACCTGGAAGACATACAGACAGATGAAGACAAGTTAAACTGTAGTCTTCTCTCTTCAGAGTCTACTTTTATGCCAGTTGCATCAGGACTATCTCCAGTATCACCTACAGTTGAGCTGAGGCTGCAGGGCATTAACCTGGGTCTTGAAGATGATGGTGTTGCAAATGAATCTGTGAAGGAGCTGGAAAACCAAGATTTGGATAAGGAAGAGGAAAAGGCTTTATGGGTTTCAAATGAGGATTCTGTTCAGATGCTGAAAAGTAAGATCAGttcagagataaatgaaaaagctgTGTCGTTACCTTGTCCTGCACCAGCAATAATCAGTGCTATCTTGAAGGATGATAACCAAAATCTTACGTGTGTGTCATCTGGACAAAATGTTTCCCATATAGAGACAGATAGTGACGAAACTGTGTCTCAAATAACTTCAGAGAAATTTCCCTGCAGGATTTTAACCCAAAGATCTGTTGCTTTGGGACAAGATAAATGTacacttcagaaattgaatgaagcAGCCACAAAGCTTCAAGCCTATTGGCGGGGCTTTTATGCCAGGAACTACAATCCTCAAGCAAAAGAGGTGCGTTATGAAATCCGACTGCGCAGAATGCAGGAGCATATTGTCTGCTTGACTGATGAAGTAAGGAG attaagaaaagaaagagatgaaGAACATGTTAAAAAAATCGTGCAAGAAGAGGCTGTCAAATTCCTTTGGAACCAG GTAAGGTCTCTACAAGCTTGGCAAAAGACAGTGGATCAGCATTTAATTTCCTGGCATACTGATGTTCCTCCTATATCAAGCATTCTGGTACCATCTAAACCTCCATTATTCACCCAAAGTCATGAGCCTTCTTCTGATTCAAATTCTGATTGGTTCATTGCACATGATGAAGTTCGTCAAGAGAAATCTTTACCAGAATTTCCAGATTCTGGTTTTCATTCCTCCCTAACAGAACAAGTTCACCATTTGCAGGATTCTTTGGATTTTGAGAAAAGTTCCACAGAAGGCAGTGAAAGCTCCACAATGGGGAATTCCACTGATACAGTCAAATATGGCAAAGAGCCAGATGTAGGGGATGTTAGTGAAGATCGTGGTGACTGGAGTAAGGAAAGCTCAAATGATGAGCAGGATAATAATCTGCTTGAACAATATTTAACTTCAGTTCAACAGCTAGAAGATGCTGCTGAGAGGACAAATTTTGATGAAGGGACAGGAGATAGTAAGCTCCGCATAGCTTGTTCTTTGGAAAAGTTAGATGCTTTGTCTGACAGTGCTTCCATAGGTGAGACTCATGGTGTATCTCCTACTTTGCAAAATGAAGTCAGCCAGATGCCAGAGAATTATAAATTAAATGCAGAAGTCCAAGGACAGCAGCCAGAATGTGATTCTACATTTCAGGTATTGCATGTTGACGTTATTGTGTAG